The genomic segment gcatttttatgcgttttaatgcatttttatgctTTTTATGCCTTTTGAGTCATTTTTTATGCACTTTattgcttttttatgcattttgatgcgttttcgatgcatttttgtgtttttgatgcattttgatgcatttttgatgcatttttatgcAATTTTGATGCATTTCTATgcatttttgcatgcatttttcaaaGTCAATTCAAAGGGTAAATAAAATGTTGCAAAATCGCTGAAAGAATTCACCTACtctagattattttctgcaccaaatctgcaaggagaaattactcaacgtgtgcatgagactttGGGATTCTCACTGACTTTGCTGTCATCAGGATTTACTTGCAGTTCTATGACAAATCTGTACTCAAAAAAAAGgcgataaaaacgcactgtgtgcacagagcctaaaactTCCCATTGCTGCCTCCCCGGATAATCCACATGAAGGGTATGGGTCAGGCACTGTTTGCATGTCCAGTAGTTAATTCCATTTTTTGATCCATTTTGGGATCCTGAAAATGGAAATTGAACGAGATCCAGTCTCGAAAGTTTGATCAAAAGTTTTCAGTTTCCTCCTTTCCAATATTTTTGCGCCATTGGAATAATGAAAAAAATGAAGAAATTGCCAATGGTGCCTGCACAGTGATGGTACCTAATATGTATTCACCCTAGGAGAGTAATATGGCCACCCACCTGCAGATATGAGGGCAGATATGACGCACGCAGCAGTTGCTGCCGTCTTCATGGTGTGGATGAGGCGGCCGCcgtctgtaaagtgctgcagaatatgagcGGAGAACAGGTGTTCAGTCCATCCCAGCGCAGAACCCATTCTCCGGAGACACCGACCATTTACCAAACAGGAACTCGCAGCAATCAGGGGAATTGCAGGAAAAAGCAAAAGCTGCGTCCGCAGAgaagaaaaggatgcaaaaacaccTACCATGGTGTAATATCAgcaacatattttattttttttcccttgctCCATTGCATGCAAAAAAAAcacgcacacattgagtatttggagagtttttaccTCACTATGTATAAGGTCacgtttaggctatgttcgcacattgcgtttttttccgcgtttctgcagcgtttttagcagcagcgtttttgattgccaccaaagtctatgggaaaagcagaaatcctgtctgcactttgcttttttttttgcagcgtttaatttgcatatttgtggtcaaaaaccatgctgaaaaagaagcagcatgtcagttgtttttgccatttctgcagcgtttccttaacattggagtcaatgagaaatggcaaaatgcaacccaaagcacaattcctgcgtttttcatgctttttacctgcttttccactgcgtttttggctccaaaaacgcatgcttttctggacaaaaattaatgggttctaatgttcctttacacacacacaataaccgaaaatttaaatgttaaaatattataaacttcacctatttttctgataaaatgtgcataaccgctatttttGAATTAAtaatgataattttccatatatttttattaaaagttaattttatactttttttctcttttttcattctttttgtctattgcaactttatttctcagtgtcttgatctacaaaacgcatctgcagaaacgcaggtgaaaacgcaggtaaaaagcgctaaaaacgcactaaaaacgcagtaaaaacgcatgcgtttttagcgctaaaaaatggtcaaaagccatttggtcaaaaaccaagggaaggaaaacgtgcagaataaactgcaggtactccgatgcaacgtgcgcacatagccttacacattgagtatttggagcattttttacctcagtatataaggtcacgtgcacacgttgagtattttaccTTAATATATAAGGCCACGTTTGCACGTTGAGTATAAGGAGCGTTTTTTACCTGAATATAAGGTCATGTGCGAATGTTGAGTATTTTAAGAGTTCTTACTTCAGTAAATAAGGTCACATTCACACGTTGAGTAGTTGGacaattttttacctcagtatataaggccatgtgcgcacgagggttttttttttttgtttttttttttgttttttttttacctcagtatataaggccacattgagtatttggagagggtttttttttttttacctcagtatataaggccacattcacacattgagtatttggagaggGTTTTTTTTATCTCCGTATATAAGGCCACATTGAgcatttggtgtgtttttttacctcactagataaggtcacgtgcacacattgagtagttggagcatttttttttacctcagtatataaggccatgtgcacacgttgagtatttggagaattgttttacctcagtatataaggccacatgcacacattgagtagttGGAgtaatttttttacctcagtatataaggatatgtgcacacgttgagtatttggggagtttttaacctcagtatataaggccatgtgcacacattgagtatttggtgagtttttacctcagtatataaggccacatgcacacattgagtatttggggagttttttacctgaatataaggccatgtgcacacgttgagtatttggatcGCTTTTACCtgactataaggccatgtgcacacattgagtatttggtgagtttttacctcagtatataaggcctcgtgcacatattcagtatttggtgtgtttttacctcagtatataaggccatgtgcacacgttgagtgtttGGAGAATTGTTTACCTGAATATAAGGCCACGTACACATcttgagtatttggagagttttttacatcagtatttgcagCCTAAACCAAGAGAGGAACAAACAGaggaaaagtacaatagaaacacgggcaccacctcTGTATTTTtcctcctggttttggctaaaaatactgaagtaaaaaactcaccaaatactcaacgtgagcacgtggccttatatactgaggtaaaaaattctccaaatactcaatgtatgaaCAGTGccttatatactgaggtaaaaactcaccaaatactcaacgtatgcacatggccttatgcttttcctctgactgttccactccttgctttggcttacaaatactgaagtaaaaactcaccaaatactcaatgtgtgcacgtggccttattctATGAGCTTTTGTTGAGTTTTTGGAGCTTGTTTTCACCAAAAACACAACTTCTTACAGCTCAAgcaaagtagatgggatttatagaaatctcgtgcccacagCACTTCCTTttatagggtatgtgcacacagtgcgtttttaatgGGTTTTTAGTGTAGTTTTGTcaaaaaactgcatgcaaatccttattccagcaaagtcaatgaaaatccTAAAggattgtgcacatgttgcttttttttctgcttgcagatctggtgcagaaatATATCTGTAGCATGgctattctttcagtgtttttgcagagttttggggtttttttaacctcagaatgcatagaaaacacattaaaaaaagtaTCAAACTTGAATAAAAAAATAAGCTtcaaaattgcagcaaaaacaagaatttttttcttccaggagatgcagattttggggcagaaatttctgcagccaaatactcagcatgtgcacatacTCTTGCTCCGCGTAAAATGACCTGCGGTCCGAGTTTCAAAGccatgcttttttggtgcgtttttctgccagaagatgcaggaatCATAGAAAAAAACTTCTGCAACATGTGACCAtacccttaggccatgtgcacacgggaGAAAGTTACTGTGGAATTTGCtgtggaaaacctgtggattttctagattttttagataaatccacgggtttactcaagtacagacactccccatgttatcctttgggatttggggagtgctgtatcaatgctgcaatATTTGCAGCTGTGTAAAATGCtgaggatttcccgcagccgcacgtaactgcatatcAATTGTTCATGcgaaattatctgcggaattcctgcctttccactatggggaTACAGggtgagaaatccgcaggaattccgcacaaaatccgcaggcTTCTcgcaacaattccgcagaaataccgcagcaataGATAGCTGCAGATTTCGGGGAGTTGCtgtgtgaacctgcggaaatacctgcagaaaaagtCCACAGGTACGTTctgccgtgggcacatggccttagggtatgtgcacacaattttTTCAAGCAGATTAGGCCTCGAATACTCCTGAAAGAGTTCCACACACAGCACATGTTCCATCTTAGGCCGGGCTCACACTTGTGCGTATCTCGcacaagtctcgcattgcatcacccggcatgaccTAATGTTCTAAGGACAGGAGCGTCtttgctgcatagaaatacatgcagctgacctgcttctGTCCGGAGAGCGTGCGGCCGTTCCGGGTGAtacaatgcgagactcgcgcgagatacacgtaaATGTGACTCTGGActtatgtcacttttttttttttaacagatttaCATTCAGAAACCTTGGCAAAACTTCGGCAacggcccttaggctatgtgcccacgctgcggatttaccgcggatttcccgaaaatctgcagcagcggcacttccaagccatttcaatggcattttggaaatgctgtgtccatgctgcggatttttccgctgcggatttgccgcggattttgatgcggaaaaatctgcagcatgtcaattatttgttgtggattttggtgcggattttgggtatagaatttgggaaaaaaaaaaaagaaatccgcatcaaaatccgcggcaaatccgtggtaaatccgcgggtgcggatttgccgcgaaagtcgcagattttgaagcagaaaaatccgcaggtacattctaccgtggacacatagccttatttttTTTTGTACGACTGTGTGAACCTGGCCTTGAGGGAGATCAGGCAACAGATGTCACTGAGTAATCATCAATGATGCAGCTGGTAACGATTGATAAATTGTCTGGAGGGTGCAGCTCCTCCATAGCTTAGTGCTTTTTCACTCCAACCACAGGACAGGGAGGTGATGGTATAGAGTGGTTGGAGCACTTGAGGTGAGTGGACTGGGGGTACTGGTGACTCAAATAGTTGGGACTACATGGTGGCCAAATCCTTACCATAGTGGTTCCTACATCATTGCAGTGTAATTAAAGTGAATAGGATTGATATTCAATATTACTTTTCTTTAAGTAGATCCTTAAACTGGCTAGGACCCCGATGTACTTGTTGTTTGCAATATTTCTAAGATCTGACTAATCTCCTCCAGGGAGCTGTGAACCGTCCTCTTGACTTGCCCAATCCTCCCCACCACCATGAAGACTCTTCTCACCTTTGCTGTGTTTTTCAGTTTATATTCTACTGGTAAGCTATTTAAGGGAGGGGGGGAGATATTTGGTAACTTAGCGTTCTACATTGTTCATCATGCATTCCAGTAGCCTATGTATTCCTAAGTGTTTTTATAAAACTATAGAGCCTCATGCAACCTATACTGTTCAAGcttgcagcagtgtgtgtgtgtgtgtgtgtccttaagtgtgtgtgtgtgtgtccttaatTGTAACTTTTGTAATGTGTCCCTTTATATTTAAGGGCTTGGCCTCTCCTGTATAGCATGCACCACTAATGCAGCCACCTCCTGCAGTGGCAATCAGACAACCTGCAAAGTAGATGAACAATGCATGTCCACATTTACCCAGACAACTGCTGCTGGTAAGTGCCTCTAAGTTagttgtacccccccccccccccccctcttctcaaATCTTTGACATGTGGGCTGAAAGGGGCACTGGGTGGTGGTGTTGCACGAAGCACCTAAATGAAATGGTGATACTACTTGCCACCTCCCCTGGAATATATTTCTGGAGAAAGGAGCAACCTTCAGGAGCTTACAAGACTCCAAATCGCGCTAAACCAAAAACAATCAGCCTGCAGTGCTTAAAGATGGCCGCCCTTCTTAAAAGaggtatgcaaattgcctcttctgaAAAACTATAGGATGGCTACATCCAATAGGTAGCACTAAGTCAATCTAGACCCTTGCCATATGACTTGGGGATATATAAGCCAAACCTGAATGTCAACTTGCAGACAATGTTTTGGGagtattgccccttgtcagtgtaaagtatgagatctgatttggctaagaCTGGGATCTAAATTGGATATGGAAGATATATTGGTGGCATGGGATAGTTATGGTCTAAGGTGTGGTTGCTGGAGTGCTGCTTatcggacccccactgatctgattCTGAAGACCAATCCTGTGGGTGGGCCATTAACTAATGTACGTGCTCAGAATGGTTTTCCTTCATCGTGTCAAATGCCTCAATGTACTAATGGGCAATGAAGAGGCATATAAAAATGTACTAATGTGAAGTCTCTGAAAAatgtcttacttttttttttttttttttttcttctagatgGTAAGAAAACCTTCACTTTTGATAGATATTGTGGAGATGCCACCCAGTGTAACACCATGGGAAGCATGACCAGTTTCCTGTCCACCGAAACCAATAGTACTTGCTGTAATACAGACTCTTGTACCCCGCCACAGCCGACCTGTAAGTACTGGCACCTTGGAATGATTTGGGTCACAAATGAAAACAAGTCCTCTGCTTGATTGTTGCATGCTtgccagtggcgtaactaaagtTCGATGGGCCTTGGTGCTAAGATCAGACCGcgtggccccccccccccacatattggtcatatgtatgtatatactaaGCGTTCAAAATCCTAtagaaatgtgacaccctggcctatcaggtcgtcacagggtattgtgcaatctgcccttctatgcaatatccacctcctcccttTGTTATGGGTCCCTaaacaaatggtgttgccaaaggccagctaatcaaaatcctaggaacactctgcaccagacacaccagtggacggcctgagtggaatagggtcgcccactgggggggggggggggggggggttggttaaggggaggtaagGAGTCAGTCaaagggagagtgtagtgttggaggtgaaagtgagagtaggtcaggagcttggctccgtgaagtactaggtagcagacgttggtctgggcctggtaggagctgaacccCTCCCATTTCAGCTGGAAGATCACACTCAGTCACACACCTCAGTCAGTGCCTTCAGGCCTCCTGCACCCCCTGGGACTGGTTGCGATCGTAGGCACAATCCTACATCCAAAAAAAGTTCCTTCACATTGACAAACTACTTCTTCCCTCAAATTACTTCTTCCCTCAAATTAACACTACATATTGTGGTCCAGGTGCATCCACCATGTCTGGATTTAGTGCAGGTCTCCTGATCTTAATGGCTTTGTAGTCATGGGTCGAGAGACTTGTGACCAGTCCAGATATTGTGGTCCATACTCGGGCCGTGAACGTCAAATGTGCAACTCTTGAAAGAACATCTAGTGAGGGATGGGCTACCCTGATTACTAGTATTTTTGTGCTTACCGGTAGGTTGCGCCTGTTCAAATTTTAAGCGGTTGTCTAGTTATGGAAGACCCAAATCTTCTACCTGCTCCATTATAGCAGACAAGACTGCAATACCAGAAATGGCCACTAGACATTTCTAGGGAGGACAAAAAACAGATCAACCCATAAAGTTGGAGACCTTTTATCTAGtacatctatatataatatatatatttgcgCACACTTTTGACTGTACCAGAAAGGGAGCGTGCAGCATATCTGTTATACTTGGTCTGATCTTTTTCTCCACCCCCAATATCTATTGGAGAGTGTCTacaccagtggttcccaaactccatcctcacgacccccaacaagtcatgttttcaggacttcctaaatatagcacaggtgatgccttgatgatGATtcaatcacctgttcaatagtaaggaaatcctgaaaacatgactagttgggggggccatgaggactggagttcggGAATCGCTGATCTACACTCACTTGCGTTAGCCACTCCGGCAAAAAGTTTTGGGTTCTTGAACTAGTTTGGCCTTGTCTGTCAGTGGTTAAGACCAAAGGTGTGGATTGATGCATGGACTGGGTTTGGTTTTCGAGTGGGATATTAAAACTGGTTTTCACTTCAGTAACTaaaaggaaagaatcagaaaatggAGCCCGTTGTCCCGTCTGCTTTGGCCATAGTATGAGTCAGTGCCTTTCCTCAAATTTAAGGAACTGCACAGGAGATGAGACGTTTTGTGCCGCTTACATGATAAAGACTGACACAGGTAAGTGAGCGGTGCTGCAAATAAAGACCATTCATGTAGCAGGCCTATAGGCAAATCATGTTTGGACTATCCTTCAAGATATTTACCAGAAATATTAAACTTTTTTCTGTTTTTCAGAAAATACCGTCATTATGGGCTGTGCCAGTCGGTCTTTTTGCCATACGGCTCAAAGTCAAAAACTCACAGATGGGAAAACCACACAAGTGATGGCAAGATGTATCGGGAGTGGGAGCGACAGCCTGAAGGCCCAAGTCTTCTACCTCCTCCCGGTCCTTCTGGTGACATTGATTCATGGTCTCTAAATTGAAGAGGGGGGGGAAAATACATTGGCCAACTGGCTGAAGGAAGAACTCACGGGACTGACACTCTAGAGATAAGATTAGTAAAAAAAACCTGTGGTTGCAAAGTCTGACGGAGAATTTTTTTGATATTTGACATGTACATTTTCTATGAAGTGTTTTGTATAGTTTGTCAACCTGATTTAATAAATTATGTATTTTTGGAAATCTTGTGGTGCTGTCTGTGTGCAAAAGTAATCTGGATGACAAAGGATAATAAAAATTGGTTACTGACCCACATATAACAACGTTGGTGGCCACAGTAGTAAAGGGACTAGCGATGAGTGAATCATTGGCTTCTCGGCACAGGGGAGACATTTCTGGTTTGCCACTGGGCTTCCTTTGCCGTCACTGCTCAAGCTCAGATAGGAGGAAAAactgcaaaactgttttcagcaaaTGTAAGGCACCAGGTGGAGGAACTATTTTAGGATGTGTTGACAGCAACTTCTCTACTAGCCACATACTTACGATGCTGAGGTCATATCAAAAGACCTGTGGCCAGTCCAGAAATTCCGATCTATGCATGGATGGTGGAACTTGGCTGTATGACACACTGGCGTTTTGCTAAAAGGGGCTTGTCCAAGATAAGAATACATGACTTCCACCTTTCGGAAACCACCAAACACATGGGGGGTTTTAGTATAAGGTAGCTGCATACTACTAAAATTGACCTTTTTGCCAAGTCCACTCATTTTAGGAACAAATATT from the Anomaloglossus baeobatrachus isolate aAnoBae1 chromosome 11, aAnoBae1.hap1, whole genome shotgun sequence genome contains:
- the LOC142255771 gene encoding uncharacterized protein LOC142255771 — protein: MKTLLTFAVFFSLYSTGLGLSCIACTTNAATSCSGNQTTCKVDEQCMSTFTQTTAADGKKTFTFDRYCGDATQCNTMGSMTSFLSTETNSTCCNTDSCTPPQPTLTKRKESENGARCPVCFGHSMSQCLSSNLRNCTGDETFCAAYMIKTDTENTVIMGCASRSFCHTAQSQKLTDGKTTQVMARCIGSGSDSLKAQVFYLLPVLLVTLIHGL